Proteins encoded together in one Triticum dicoccoides isolate Atlit2015 ecotype Zavitan chromosome 7B, WEW_v2.0, whole genome shotgun sequence window:
- the LOC119337123 gene encoding bZIP transcription factor RISBZ5-like isoform X1 translates to MKKCASELEFEAFIRQHIAAAEAEAQRGRPGHGNDDGGFGGDPGARADVFSPGGGLPGLCFGDSQNALELEGSNAGHLWWSEGLRAPHHTVPAPTQSQTPAVSASPRETISGNQALETESDSDSESLVEIGGGRCKRSGKSSDTRRIRRMVSNRESARRSRRRKHAQLTDLELQVEQLKSESATLFKQLTEANQQFTTAVTDNRILKSDVETLRIKVKMAEDMVARGAVSCGLGQQLGLAPFLNSRKM, encoded by the exons ATGAAGAAGTGCGCGTCGGAGCTGGAGTTCGAGGCCTTCATTCGGCAGcacatcgccgccgccgaggccgaggCCCAGCGGGGCAGGCCCGGGCATGGAAACGACGACGGCGGGTTCGGCGGTGATCCCGGCGCCAGAGCGGACGTGTTCTCCCCCGGCGGTGGCCTGCCGGGCCTCTGCTTCGGCGACTCG CAGAACGCCCTGGAGCTGGAAGGGAGCAACGCCGGCCACCTGTGGTGGTCCGAAGGCCTCCGGGCGCCGCACCACACCGTCCCGGCGCCAACCCAGTCGCAAACGCCCGCCGTCTCTG CTAGCCCGAGGGAAACAATCTCAGGGAACCAGGCTCTCGAAACCGAGTCGGACTCTGACAGCGAGTCATTGGTCGAGATAGGGGGCGGCCGATGCAAGCGGAGCGGCAAATCATCAGATACAAGGCGAATAAGAAG GATGGTGTCCAACAGGGAGTCAGCTCGACGGTCCAGGAGGAGGAAGCACGCGCAGCTAACTGACCTTGAGTTGCAG GTCGAGCAACTTAAAAGCGAAAGTGCAACCCTCTTCAAGCAACTGACAGAGGCCAACCAGCAGTTCACCACCGCAGTCACGGACAACAGAATCCTCAAATCAGATGTAGAGACCTTACGAATCAAG GTAAAAATGGCAGAAGACATGGTCGCTAGAGGAGCGGTGTCCTGCGGCCTAGGACAGCAGCTCGGATTGGCACCATTTCTGAACTCCAGGAAGATGTGA
- the LOC119337123 gene encoding bZIP transcription factor RISBZ5-like isoform X2: MKKCASELEFEAFIRQHIAAAEAEAQRGRPGHGNDDGGFGGDPGARADVFSPGGGLPGLCFGDSNALELEGSNAGHLWWSEGLRAPHHTVPAPTQSQTPAVSASPRETISGNQALETESDSDSESLVEIGGGRCKRSGKSSDTRRIRRMVSNRESARRSRRRKHAQLTDLELQVEQLKSESATLFKQLTEANQQFTTAVTDNRILKSDVETLRIKVKMAEDMVARGAVSCGLGQQLGLAPFLNSRKM; encoded by the exons ATGAAGAAGTGCGCGTCGGAGCTGGAGTTCGAGGCCTTCATTCGGCAGcacatcgccgccgccgaggccgaggCCCAGCGGGGCAGGCCCGGGCATGGAAACGACGACGGCGGGTTCGGCGGTGATCCCGGCGCCAGAGCGGACGTGTTCTCCCCCGGCGGTGGCCTGCCGGGCCTCTGCTTCGGCGACTCG AACGCCCTGGAGCTGGAAGGGAGCAACGCCGGCCACCTGTGGTGGTCCGAAGGCCTCCGGGCGCCGCACCACACCGTCCCGGCGCCAACCCAGTCGCAAACGCCCGCCGTCTCTG CTAGCCCGAGGGAAACAATCTCAGGGAACCAGGCTCTCGAAACCGAGTCGGACTCTGACAGCGAGTCATTGGTCGAGATAGGGGGCGGCCGATGCAAGCGGAGCGGCAAATCATCAGATACAAGGCGAATAAGAAG GATGGTGTCCAACAGGGAGTCAGCTCGACGGTCCAGGAGGAGGAAGCACGCGCAGCTAACTGACCTTGAGTTGCAG GTCGAGCAACTTAAAAGCGAAAGTGCAACCCTCTTCAAGCAACTGACAGAGGCCAACCAGCAGTTCACCACCGCAGTCACGGACAACAGAATCCTCAAATCAGATGTAGAGACCTTACGAATCAAG GTAAAAATGGCAGAAGACATGGTCGCTAGAGGAGCGGTGTCCTGCGGCCTAGGACAGCAGCTCGGATTGGCACCATTTCTGAACTCCAGGAAGATGTGA